In Astatotilapia calliptera chromosome 16, fAstCal1.2, whole genome shotgun sequence, one genomic interval encodes:
- the LOC113007724 gene encoding zinc finger MYM-type protein 1-like — translation MAAVLLTVEAQPPPNSVRSLLTYPFARRTMAEKLQVKELGPDKPEIQLTQATKEKSKAYNRTFCRSWFQRKSWLTGCGTANALFCFPCILFKSDKCDLTWTQSGQTDLKHLSERIKKHESSRVHMDNSVKLAVLGKTSIAAQLDDGHRIALRRHNEEVDKNRHILSKIIDCIKFCGAFELAMRGHDESDSSDNPGIFRGLVDLMASIDHDLRQHLENATVFKGTSKTVQNEILDCMLAVLRERIVEEVKAAKFLAIQADETTDISTHCQLVMVLRYIDQRNRIQERFFEFIKLPNACADAIASALSERLRFILPQGQERKLIAQAYDGAAVMRGTTGGVQRKIQDIYANAHYVHCYAHQLNLVMQQATSHIPQISHFFSDIAGFASFFTKSSKRTAVLDEVVAHRLPSASATRWNFNSRAVNTVYEHKDDLVRCFQTIRNSEGFDAPTKRDAGGFVRMLEDEAFCFFLALFHKIMPHVDMLYNHLQKRNIDSVTIAGITQTFISRMQAIREALPNLVVDEEYRGPVQDPPTKRRRTLGEDRQHHLALEVCDTIMSHAKERFSFTKHLVSATLLQGDLFQQHSKNFPDAALQTTVEAYPSLDKARLKTELSLIYDNEEFQSCSGALALYQVLMENNLQDTFTETVSLLNILITTPMTTSESERCFSTLKRIKTFLRNNMAQDRLNALAMLSIEKKLTQELPDFNTRVIEKFATQKDRRAKFLYK, via the exons ATGGCAGCGGTATTGTTAACGGTTGAGGCACAGCCTCCCCCAAATTCGGTTAGATCGCTTCTAACCTACCCTTTTGCCAGAAGGACAATGGCAGAAAAACTGCAAGTTAAAGAGTTGGGACCTGACAAGCCCGAAATTCAACTAACCCAGGCAACGAAGGAGAAGTCAAAAGCATACAACAGGACTTTTTGTCGGAGTTGGTTCCAGCGCAAGTCGTGGCTGACAGGCTGTGGAACAGCTAATGCACTTTTTTGTTTCCCGTGCATACTGTTCAAAAGTGACAAGTGTGATTTGACGTGGACACAATCTGGACAAACCGACTTAAAGCACCTCTCCGAACGAATCAAGAAACATGAAAGCTCACGAGTTCATATGGACAACAGTGTAAAGCTAGCTGTGCTAGGGAAAACTAGCATAGCGGCGCAGCTAGATGATGGACATCGGATTGCTTTAAGAAGGCACAACGAAGAGGTAGATAAAAACCgtcatattttatctaaaatcaTCGATTGTATTAAGTTTTGTGGTGCTTTTGAGCTAGCAATGCGGGGACATGATGAAAGTGATTCCTCAGACAATCCAGGGATTTTTAGAGGTTTAGTCGACTTGATGGCATCAATTGATCACGACTTGAGGCAACACCTTGAAAATGCTACTGTATTTAAAGGCACCTCGAAAACAGTCCAGAACGAGATCCTGGATTGCATGTTGGCAGTTCTGAGAGAAAGGATCGTGGAAGAAGTAAAGGCAGCGAAGTTTTTAGCCATTCAAGCTGATGAAACCACTGACATTTCTACACACTGTCAGTTAGTCATGGTGCTAAGATACATTGACCAACGAAACCGTATTCAAGAGCGTTTTTTTGAATTCATCAAGCTACCCAATGCTTGTGCAGATGCAATAGCCAGTGCCTTATCGGAGAGGCTGCGCTTCATCCTCCCCCAGGGACAAGAGAGAAAGTTGATCGCCCAGGCCTACGATGGGGCCGCTGTAATGAGGGGTACCACTGGAGGAGTGCAGCGTAAGATACAGGACATTTATGCTAACGCTCACTACGTACATTGTTATGCCCATCAGTTAAACCTGGTAATGCAACAAGCAACCTCCCACATCCCTCAAATCAGTCACTTTTTTTCCGACATAGCAGGATTCGCTTCTTTTTTTACTAAATCGAGCAAGAGGACTGCAGTGCTTGACGAGGTGGTGGCGCACCGACTTCCAAGTGCATCGGCAACCCGTTGGAACTTCAACAGTCGTGCTGTGAATACAGTGTATGAACATAAAGACGATCTGGTGAGGTGTTTTCAGACCATCCGTAACAGTGAAGGATTTGATGCCCCTACAAAGAGAGATGCCGGTGGTTTCGTGAGAATGCTGGAAGAcgaagctttctgttttttcctggcCTTGTTTCACAAGATAATGCCACATGTAGACATGCTGTATAACCACCTACAGAAGAGAAACATCGATTCTGTCACCATCGCAGGGATCACCCAGACATTCATCAGCCGCATGCAGGCTATCAG GGAGGCACTTCCTAATCTGGTTGTGGATGAGGAGTACAGGGGACCTGTTCAAGACCCACCCACAAAGAGACGGAGAACATTGGGGGAAGACAGGCAACACCATTTGGCACTGGAG GTGTGCGACACCATTATGAGCCATGCCAAGGAGAGGTTTTCTTTCACCAAGCACCTTGTCAGCGCCACTCTGTTGCAAGGAGACTTGTTCCAACAACACAGCAAAAATTTTCCAGATGCAGCACTACAAACCACAGTGGAAGCCTATCCCTCATTGGACAAAGCCAGACTTAAAACAGAACTGTCCCTGATCTACGACAACGAGGAGTTTCAGAGTTGTAGTGGTGCGCTGGCGCTCTATCAGGTTCTGATGGAAAACAACCTTCAAGACACATTCACCGAAACTGTAAGTCTTCTTAACATCCTCATCACCACACCAATGACAACATCAGAATCGGAGAGGTGTTTCTCTACTTTAAAGAGGATAAAAACTTTCCTGAGAAACAATATGGCTCAGGATCGGCTCAACGCTCTGGCTATGCTGTCCATAGAGAAAAAACTCACACAAGAACTTCCTGATTTCAACACCAGGGTCATCGAGAAATTTGCCACTCAGAAAGACAGACGAGCAAAGTTCTTGTACAAATAA